The following are from one region of the Lytechinus pictus isolate F3 Inbred chromosome 4, Lp3.0, whole genome shotgun sequence genome:
- the LOC129258813 gene encoding headcase protein homolog, translated as MFCRTAMPFSRDDKQHRADQFRQQVEEQLDEQDAGDGDGEVNNNEHEEPCCVPLSCTEGESVHTDDPDDCQKVVCNNPECTQGKYMHKICFDIWEDEVLTYLRSSGRARSWSEKQRRQNLWTKKGYDLAWKACSCKCGKGHLRKDLEWIPPKLPEGAAAENAQQRRHRRRKKSNEKPTIGRANSISSSSGNGNGNGNGNGNGHGNGHGRLRHTSASSTASTESNHTPPQSPSVYQPGSKNQRFPPQIAVVSNPPTSTVSAATAATSSHPATPTTTATSTASSTASAVTPTSVSHSTQSQSHDNWNKRQHGGSSGGKIQNQPHHFVSPMPQQQYQGPQSHHDYHGPPLSMAHHQQGGNRQAQPTNRSPQFHHGGPPDFRPQGERSGNMQAALNTNFFSSNVYWNPTTDNMPPPGSSSNSSGSGGTGTRGFLPRLDLSAFYQVLPAHKLNSYHIKMEEDSQPESEEIRSFIFATLNIHGTRVIPCSVCTRKLPVFDRYPLIDGTFYLTPQRQGDGNKGLQVGLQSSQYLNAVCMQCLEGVQRIVCRICKSRWDGSHHQLGTLYSYDIFAAYPCCPGRAGCKRCGKPVIDPTRGTHFFSEYSRSIQCPHCGVPDFHFVKPLSSYEVHSNSVQSINVC; from the coding sequence ATGTTTTGTCGGACAGCCATGCCGTTCTCTCGCGATGATAAACAGCATAGAGCCGACCAATTTCGCCAGCAAGTAGAAGAACAGCTGGATGAGCAAGATGCTGGCGATGGTGATGGCGAAGTAAACAACAATGAACACGAGGAGCCATGTTGTGTTCCGTTGAGTTGCACTGAAGGCGAATCTGTGCATACGGACGATCCGGATGACTGTCAAAAAGTTGTCTGCAACAATCCGGAGTGCACACAGGGGAAATACATGCATAAGATTTGCTTTGATATATGGGAGGATGAAGTTCTAACATATCTGCGATCGTCTGGTCGGGCGAGAAGCTGGTCGGAAAAGCAGCGTCGCCAGAATTTGTGGACAAAGAAAGGCTACGACTTGGCGTGGAAAGCATGCTCGTGCAAGTGTGGCAAGGGTCATCTACGGAAGGACCTGGAATGGATACCGCCGAAGCTCCCCGAGGGTGCTGCTGCTGAGAATGCCCAGCAACGTAGACATCGACGCCGCAAGAAGTCCAATGAGAAACCAACCATTGGCCGAGCTAATTCGATCAGTTCAAGTTCTGGAAATGGCAATGGAAATGGCAATGGGAATGGAAATGGCCACGGAAATGGACACGGTAGACTGCGACACACATCAGCTTCGTCAACAGCATCGACCGAAAGCAACCACACTCCACCACAAAGTCCAAGTGTTTATCAACCAGGCAGCAAAAACCAACGTTTTCCACCACAGATAGCAGTGGTTTCGAATCCACCTACCAGTACCGTTTCTGCTGCCACAGCTGCAACTTCTAGCCACCCAGCAACACCTACCACAACAGCAACATCGACTGCAAGTTCAACAGCATCCGCTGTAACCCCAACATCGGTGAGCCACAGCACACAGTCACAGAGCCATGATAATTGGAATAAGCGGCAACATGGTGGAAGCAGTGGCGGAAAAATCCAGAATCAACCCCATCATTTTGTATCTCCGATGCCACAGCAGCAGTATCAGGGGCCACAATCTCATCACGACTACCATGGGCCACCACTGAGTATGGCCCATCACCAACAGGGTGGCAACAGGCAGGCCCAACCTACCAACAGATCACCACAATTTCATCACGGTGGACCACCTGACTTTCGACCGCAGGGAGAGAGGTCTGGCAACATGCAAGCTGCCCTCAACACCAACTTCTTCAGCAGCAATGTCTACTGGAATCCCACTACGGATAACATGCCTCCTCCTGGCAGCAGTTCAAATAGCAGTGGCAGTGGCGGAACTGGTACACGAGGTTTCTTACCACGTTTGGATCTGTCTGCCTTCTACCAGGTGTTGCCGGCACACAAGCTCAACTCGTACCACATCAAGATGGAAGAGGACAGTCAGCCGGAGTCCGAGGAGATACGCTCCTTCATATTCGCGACTCTCAATATACATGGCACCCGTGTCATTCCATGTTCCGTGTGTACGAGGAAGCTTCCCGTCTTTGATCGCTATCCTCTGATCGATGGCACATTCTATCTTACTCCGCAACGACAGGGCGATGGTAACAAGGGTCTACAAGTTGGTCTCCAGAGCTCCCAGTACCTGAATGCTGTCTGCATGCAGTGCTTAGAGGGTGTTCAGCGGATCGTCTGCCGTATATGCAAGTCGCGTTGGGATGGTAGTCATCACCAGCTGGGGACGCTCTACTCCTACGACATCTTCGCAGCCTACCCCTGCTGCCCGGGGAGGGCGGGATGCAAGCGGTGCGGCAAGCCAGTCATCGACCCCACCCGCGGCACGCACTTCTTCAGCGAGTACTCAAGGAGTATACAATGCCCCCACTGCGGCGTTCCCGACTTCCACTTTGTGAAACCGCTGAGCAGTTACGAGGTCCACTCCAATTCTGTACAATCGATCAATGTATGTTAA